In the genome of Streptomyces sp. NBC_00433, the window GCGAACGTGATCCGATTCGACAACGTCACCAAGACCTACCCCAAGCAGAACCGCCCCGCGCTGCGGGATGTGTCGCTGGAGATCGAGAAGGGTGAGTTCGTCTTCCTGGTGGGCTCCTCGGGCTCGGGCAAGTCGACCTTCCTGCGGCTCATCCTGCGTGAGGAGCGGACCGACACCGGCATGGTGCACGTGCTCGGCAAGGACCTGAACCGGCTGTCGAACTGGAAGGTCCCGCACATGCGGCGCCAGCTCGGCACGGTCTTCCAGGACTTCCGGCTGCTGCCGAACAAGACGGTCGCCCAGAACGTCGCCTTCGCCCTCGAAGTGATCGGCAAGGCCCGCGGCACCATCCGCAAGACCGTGCCCGAGGTGCTGGACCTGGTCGGCCTGGCCGGCAAGGAGGACCGGATGCCGGGCGAGCTGTCCGGTGGCGAGCAGCAGCGCGTGGCGATCGCCCGTGCCTTCGTGAACCGGCCCATGCTGCTGATCGCGGACGAGCCGACCGGAAACCTCGACCCGCAGACGTCGGTGGGCATCATGCGGCTGCTCGACCGGATCAACAGGACCGGCACCACCGTGGTGATGGCCACCCACGACCAGAACATCGTCGACCAGATGCGCAAGCGCGTCATCGAACTGGAGAAGGGGCGGCTGGTCCGCGACCAGTCGCGCGGTGTCTACGGCTACCAGCACTAGGGCTGCCCGCACAGGCAGCCTGCACTGGCACCGGCCGAAACGACACCCGTCCCCCTTCCGAAAGGAACCTCGACCCCCATGCGCCTCCAGTTCTTCCTGTCGGAGATCGGCGTCGGCCTCCGCCGCAACCTCACGATGACCTTCGCCGTGATCATCTCCGTGGCGCTCTCGCTCGCCCTCGCCGGCGGCGCTCTGCTGGCCAACAAGCAGGTCGACTCGATGAAGGGCTACTGGTACGACAAGGTCCAGGTCACCGTCTACATGTGCAACAAGAGCGACGCGGGCACCACGCCCAGCTGCGCCAAGGGTGCGGTGACCGACGACCAGAAGACGCAGATCCTCGCGGACCTCAAGAAGCTCCCGATCGTGGAGAAGGTCTACTACGAGAGCGCCGAGGGCGCGTACAAGAACTACGAGAAGCAGTTCAAGAACTCGCCGATGGCCACCTCCATCACCCCGGACCAGATGCCGGAGAACTACCGGGTCAAGCTCAAGGACCCGACGAAGTTCACCGTCATCGCCAGCGCCTTCCAGGGCCGCCCCGGCGTGCAGTCGGTCGAGGACCAGCGGGCGGTGCTGAAGAACCTGTTCTCGCTGCTCGGCGGCATGACCAAGGCCGCGTACGTGGTGCTGGCCTTCATGCTGACCGTAGCGATGCTGCTGATCATCAACACCGTGCGGGTGTCGGCCTTCAGCCGCCGCCGGGAGACCGGCATCATGCGGCTCGTCGGCGCGTCCAGCTTCTACATCCAGATGCCGTTCATCATGGAGGCGGCGTTCGCCGGCCTGGTCGGCGCCGCGGTGGCCTGCGTGATGCTGCTCGGCGGGCGGTACTTCATGATCGACGCCGGCCTCAAGCTCCAGGACAAGATCCCGCTGGTGTCCTTCCTCGGCTGGGACTCGGTCGTCCAGGTGCTGCCGCTGGTGCTGCTGATCGGCTTCCTGATGCCGGCGTTCGCCGCGTTCATCGCGCTGCGGCGGTACTTGAGGGTCTGAGCGGCGATCCGCCGGTGCGTCCACGGGACCCACCGGCGGCCGTCGTATCTTTCCGTACGACGCCCGATTCTGGCCTAGACTTCCCGCCATGTCCGGCCCGTTGATGCTCGGGACGCCCCGCCGTATCCGCCGCGGGGCGACCCTGACGTTGGTCTTCGGCACCATGCTCGCCACCGGAGCCGCGGCCGGCAGCCTGGCCGAGCCGCAGCAGCGCGCCAGGACGGCGCGCATCGCGGCGGCCCCCGCGGCTGATTCAGGCCGCGGCGACGCCAAGGCGCCCCGGGCGAAGGGCGCGAGCGCCGGCGGCGACGCAAAGGGCGCCGGGTACGCGGCGGATGGCGACCGCCCGCCGGTCGACACCGAGGGCATCGCCCAGGAGATCGCCCAGGGCAAGGTCGGCCCGCAGGCCGCACGCAAGCTCGTCAGCCGCAGCGGCGACCGCTGGTCGTCCTTCTACACCGCGCAGGAGTACGCCGGCCTCCAGGAGGCACTCGACGGGCGCTACGTGGGCACCGGGCTGTGGGTGCGGCGGATCGGCGGGGGCCGGATCCAGATCGCCCGGGTGCAGTCGGGCAGCCCGGCGCAGCGGGCCGGCATCGGCGTCGGCGACGTCCTGGACTCGATCGACTCCACCCGATGTACCGGCCTCGCGGTGACCGAGGTGGTCGCCGCCCTGCGCGGCGACAACGTGCCGGGCAGCACGGTCACGCTCACCGTGCAGCGCGGCGGCCGCGGCCGTACGATCACCATGCAGCGGGCCACGCTCGCCACCGAGGCGGTCACCGTCAGCCGGCCCGACGGTCCCGACGGCCCCACCGACATCGCCATCGACGCCTTCACGCTCGGCACCGGCAAGCAGGTGCAGGCCGCGGTGAAGACGGCCGGGCACGGCGTGCTGCTGGACCTGCGCGGCAATTCCGGCGGCCTGGTCCAGGAAGCCGTCTCCGTGGCCTCCGCCTTCCTCGACGGCGGCCTGGTCGCCACCTACGACGTCCACGGGCAGCAGCAGGCCCTCTACGCGGCCCCGGGCGGCGACACCACCGAGCCGCTGGTCGTCCTCGTCGACGGCGGCACCATGAGCGCCGCGGAGATGCTGGCCGGCGCGCTCCAGGACCGCGGCCGGGCGGTGGTCGTGGGCTCCCGCACCTTCGGCAAGGGCTCGGTGCAGATGCCCAGCCCGCTGCCCGACGGCTCGGTCGCCGAGCTGACCGTCGGCCACTACAGCCTGCCCGACGGCCGCGGGGTCGACGGCCGCGGCATCGAGCCGGACGTGCAGGTCAGCGGCGGCCAGGACGCGGCGGCGGAGGCACGCGAGGTAATCGCTGGCCTCGGCCCCCCCTCCTAGTGGGAGAATGGGCCCGCTATGGCAAAAGAGACCGGTCGCAAGATCATCGCGCAGAACAAGAAGGCGCGACACGATTACCTCATCCTCGACACGTACGAGGCGGGCCTGGTGCTCACCGGCACCGAGGTCAAGTCGCTGCGCATGGGCCGCGCGTCGCTCGTCGACGGCTTCGCCCAGCTCGACGGCGGCGAGGCCTGGCTGCACAACGTGCACATCCCCGAGTACACCCAGGGCACCTGGACCAACCACTCGGCCCGCAGGAAGCGCAAGATGCTGCTGCACCGGGCCGAGATCGACAAGCTGGTCCACAAGACCCAGGAGACCGGCCACACCATCGTGCCGCTGGTCCTGTACTTCAAGGACGGCCGGGTGAAGGTCGAGATCGCGGTCGCGAAGGGCAAGAAGGAGTACGACAAGCGGCAGACCCTGCGCGAGAAGCAGGACCGCCGCGAGTCCGACCGCGTGATCTCCGCCGCCCGCCGCCGCCAGCGCGCCTCCTGACCCCCTTCCGGGGGACGCACCGGGAATACGCTGGCCGCGCCGCGCGCTGATCACGTACGATGGGACACAGCACCACCGGGCCATGGTGAGTCCGGTGTGCACATTGAAAACACCACATGGGGATGATCGGTTTCGACTGGGGATGTCGAAGCAGGGGAAGCGAGCCGAGGAAGCGGCAATGATCTCGTTAACCATATGTCGCAAACAATAATCGCCAACACCAAGCGCGATGCCTCCGAGTCCTACGCTCTCGCTGCCTAATAACAGCTAGAGAAGGCCTCCTATGGAGTGTCAGCCCGGGGGTGATCCCGACCCGGATCCTGGCATAATCTAGGGATCTAAACTTCAAGGACCGGTCACGGGTCTTTGAAGGAAACCAAACAGTGACTGGGCCCGTCGGCGGCTTGTCCGCGTGACTGCCGGGGCCGAGAAAAGCACAGCGGACTGCGCTCGGAGAAGCCCTGTTTCCGCACCACAGGACGCGGGTTCGATTCCCGCCATCTCCACTCATCCCATGCGCCGGACGGCGCCTCCCAGACGGGGGGCGCCGTTCGGCGTTCCCGGCCAGCACGCGGCGCCGGGTCGGCGTCGATGCCACCAGGGCGCGCCTGCGAGCGGTACGTCACCGCTTCGTGACTGGACGTGTGCGAGACGCCCCGCCTATCGTGGAGCCGTCTGAGGGCGCCCGAGGGGCGATGCCTGCAGAGTGAGCGCCTTCGAGCCGCGTTGCTGGAACGGAGTCATGACGACTGTGCCGAGCCGCATCGACTACTTCGACGACCCGAGCGCACCGCCCGCCAACAGCCTCATCCCGTCCGCGAACGCCGTCGTGACCGACGGCGAGGGTCGGATTCTGATGATCCGCCGCAGCGACAACGGCAATTGGGCCGTGCCCGGGGGAGCGATGGACCTCGGGGAATCCATCGTGCAGACCGCGGTGCGGGAGACCCTCGAAGAGACCGGGATCCACTGCCGGGTCACCGGGCTTGTCGGCATCTACACCGACCCCCGCCATCTCATCCATTACACGAGCAACGACGAGGTACGGCAGGAGTTCTCGGTCGTCTTCACGGCGGAGTACGTCGACGGCGAGCCGACTCCGAGCGACGAGTCACACGAGGTGGTGTGGGTTCCCCGTGACGAGGCCCAGGGCCTCACGATGGACCGCTCGATGCGCCACCGGATCGAGGCCTGCCTTCAAGGCGAAGGGCTGCCCCAGCTTGGGTAGCGGCGGCCGACGTCCTCCTCCGGCCAGACACCTCGTACGCGGCCTCGCTGGGACGTTGCGCGCCCGGTGGCAACGCGCCCTCGGCGATGCGGCGGCGCAGGGCGTCCGCGGTCTTGTACGCGCCCCACGGCGTCGCGCAGGAGCCCGTTGATGGCGCGTCAGAGCAAGCCGACCGGCCATCGGGAGTGTTCGATGATCGGCTCTGTCCCACATTCGGTGGTGACCGTGCGTCACGCTCGTTCAAGCCGCAATTGCGCAGTCCACAGCCGGGCTCCGTCGCCGTGTCCGAGGACGAGAAGCCAGCCGACGGTGTCGAACACAAGCTCGGCCTGTTCGTGGACAATGCCCGGCGGCGGGCGGACAAGCTGAGTGATGCGCGGCGAGCGGAGCTGACTGAGCTGGGGATGCGCTGGTGAACAGCGTGTGCGGCGAAGGGCCTGGAGGCGGATGCGAGCGCCGCGCCGCCCGCGCCGGGCGGCGGGGCCGGGCGCCGCAGGCGCGGGCCGAGGTCCACCGGGCCCCGGGGGGCCGCCGCCCCGGGCCGGCCGCGGGTGCGGCTGCGCGAGCTCTGGGGGCGCTCAGGCACCACGGGCGGGCCCCGGGGCGGGCCATGGCCGAAAGCGTCCCTGGGTGCTGCGCTCAAGCGCTGATACTTTCCGCAGTCGTACGGTCTGTTTGCTCAGTACCTCGACTGAGGGTGTGTGATGAACAGACGTCTACTGGTCGTACTCGGCGCGGCCCTGCTGGGTCTGCTGCCCATAGCCGTCGTGCCCGCCGTCGCCTCCGCGCAGCCGGCGCGGGCCGCGGCCACGGCCGGACCGCACACGGTGACTCCGCTCGTGGAGCCGAGCGGCTGTACCGCCTCGGTGTCGTGGGTCACCCAGGGCAGCAACCACTTCTACGGCCAGGGGAACGCCCAGTGCGACTCCGGCCAGTACCACGTCGAGGCCACCTGCAAGAACGTGCTGTTCGGC includes:
- the ftsE gene encoding cell division ATP-binding protein FtsE; its protein translation is MIRFDNVTKTYPKQNRPALRDVSLEIEKGEFVFLVGSSGSGKSTFLRLILREERTDTGMVHVLGKDLNRLSNWKVPHMRRQLGTVFQDFRLLPNKTVAQNVAFALEVIGKARGTIRKTVPEVLDLVGLAGKEDRMPGELSGGEQQRVAIARAFVNRPMLLIADEPTGNLDPQTSVGIMRLLDRINRTGTTVVMATHDQNIVDQMRKRVIELEKGRLVRDQSRGVYGYQH
- the ftsX gene encoding permease-like cell division protein FtsX, whose product is MRLQFFLSEIGVGLRRNLTMTFAVIISVALSLALAGGALLANKQVDSMKGYWYDKVQVTVYMCNKSDAGTTPSCAKGAVTDDQKTQILADLKKLPIVEKVYYESAEGAYKNYEKQFKNSPMATSITPDQMPENYRVKLKDPTKFTVIASAFQGRPGVQSVEDQRAVLKNLFSLLGGMTKAAYVVLAFMLTVAMLLIINTVRVSAFSRRRETGIMRLVGASSFYIQMPFIMEAAFAGLVGAAVACVMLLGGRYFMIDAGLKLQDKIPLVSFLGWDSVVQVLPLVLLIGFLMPAFAAFIALRRYLRV
- a CDS encoding S41 family peptidase codes for the protein MSGPLMLGTPRRIRRGATLTLVFGTMLATGAAAGSLAEPQQRARTARIAAAPAADSGRGDAKAPRAKGASAGGDAKGAGYAADGDRPPVDTEGIAQEIAQGKVGPQAARKLVSRSGDRWSSFYTAQEYAGLQEALDGRYVGTGLWVRRIGGGRIQIARVQSGSPAQRAGIGVGDVLDSIDSTRCTGLAVTEVVAALRGDNVPGSTVTLTVQRGGRGRTITMQRATLATEAVTVSRPDGPDGPTDIAIDAFTLGTGKQVQAAVKTAGHGVLLDLRGNSGGLVQEAVSVASAFLDGGLVATYDVHGQQQALYAAPGGDTTEPLVVLVDGGTMSAAEMLAGALQDRGRAVVVGSRTFGKGSVQMPSPLPDGSVAELTVGHYSLPDGRGVDGRGIEPDVQVSGGQDAAAEAREVIAGLGPPS
- the smpB gene encoding SsrA-binding protein SmpB; amino-acid sequence: MAKETGRKIIAQNKKARHDYLILDTYEAGLVLTGTEVKSLRMGRASLVDGFAQLDGGEAWLHNVHIPEYTQGTWTNHSARRKRKMLLHRAEIDKLVHKTQETGHTIVPLVLYFKDGRVKVEIAVAKGKKEYDKRQTLREKQDRRESDRVISAARRRQRAS
- a CDS encoding NUDIX domain-containing protein; translated protein: MTTVPSRIDYFDDPSAPPANSLIPSANAVVTDGEGRILMIRRSDNGNWAVPGGAMDLGESIVQTAVRETLEETGIHCRVTGLVGIYTDPRHLIHYTSNDEVRQEFSVVFTAEYVDGEPTPSDESHEVVWVPRDEAQGLTMDRSMRHRIEACLQGEGLPQLG